A portion of the Flavobacterium limnophilum genome contains these proteins:
- a CDS encoding tetratricopeptide repeat protein, whose product MFKKSTLLVLILIVLLAIFRVFIVDSCSSKYAEYTKIESNNLAYVGDQSCKKCHATEFKEWRQSHHYMSMLPPNDSTVKGDFNNVTFTADGVSSRFFKKGSKFFINTEGDDGKNHDFEVKYIFGFTPLQQYLVQFPGGRLQVPRLSWDVNKKKWFNQYAGQKIPSHDWLHWTGNAQNWNTMCATCHSTNLKKNYDVKTDTYKTSYSIINVSCESCHGAGKQHVDFINGDDYKSGEKVAGSFLKLAKNSGQKEELNTCAPCHARISELSSSHIDSKEIMDNYIPQIPDTEFYHADGQVDDEDYIYTSFLQSRMFHKGVTCSTCHNPHSVKLKRIGNQTCTLCHVPTKYDTPKHTFHFKGGAATECKNCHMPGKVYMGNDLRHDHSFRVPRPDLSAKYGTPNACSNCHKDKSEKALADAVVKWYGPKRKYHFAEDLVPGSRLDANSENHLRNLIDNKFVPKIIKATATFYLGSIPTQTSLNTILARLASKEAQIRYRALRSLASFPVESWREAVGPLLSDKVRAVRIAAADLYITVPVEQIPSQYAKAFSLAKVELEKSLIYQTDFSTGNVMLADYYLKLQDYTNAEKFYLRSLKKDANMNYALLNLSVVYNMQGKNQQALQALQNAVKNDSKNERIYYNMALLYNEMNNIGAAENAFAKAVELKSENPKVYYNYGLLLNQNKKFKVAESVLLKGIALNPSNPELHYALTFVYIQTNNKSKAIQAAIKLKQLDPNNPNYQQVFRSLGL is encoded by the coding sequence ATGTTCAAAAAATCAACTTTACTGGTTCTAATCCTAATAGTGCTTCTTGCAATCTTCAGGGTATTCATAGTGGATAGTTGCAGTTCAAAATATGCAGAATACACCAAGATTGAATCCAATAACTTGGCCTATGTTGGCGACCAGTCCTGCAAGAAATGCCACGCCACCGAATTTAAAGAATGGCGACAATCACACCATTACATGTCGATGTTGCCTCCCAATGATTCGACGGTAAAAGGGGATTTCAACAACGTTACTTTCACGGCCGATGGAGTAAGCAGTCGATTTTTCAAAAAAGGAAGCAAATTCTTCATCAACACCGAAGGCGATGACGGCAAAAACCATGATTTTGAGGTTAAATACATCTTTGGATTCACTCCCTTGCAACAATACCTGGTTCAATTTCCGGGCGGACGCCTGCAAGTGCCAAGATTGAGTTGGGACGTCAACAAGAAAAAATGGTTCAACCAATATGCCGGTCAAAAAATCCCTTCCCACGACTGGCTGCATTGGACAGGAAATGCGCAAAACTGGAATACCATGTGCGCTACTTGTCATTCGACGAATCTAAAAAAGAATTATGATGTCAAAACCGACACTTATAAAACGAGTTACAGCATCATCAATGTCAGTTGTGAAAGTTGTCATGGAGCAGGAAAACAGCACGTGGATTTCATCAACGGTGACGATTACAAATCGGGGGAGAAAGTGGCCGGTAGCTTCTTGAAATTGGCCAAAAATTCGGGACAAAAAGAAGAATTAAATACTTGTGCCCCTTGTCATGCCCGCATATCGGAACTCAGCAGTTCCCATATCGACAGCAAGGAAATCATGGACAATTATATTCCACAAATCCCGGATACGGAGTTTTATCATGCCGATGGACAAGTGGATGACGAGGATTATATCTACACCTCCTTTTTGCAAAGCCGAATGTTTCACAAAGGCGTAACCTGCAGCACGTGCCACAATCCACATTCCGTGAAGCTCAAACGCATCGGCAACCAAACCTGCACACTTTGTCACGTGCCAACCAAATACGATACACCCAAACACACTTTTCATTTCAAGGGAGGAGCGGCAACGGAGTGCAAAAACTGCCACATGCCCGGTAAAGTATATATGGGCAATGATTTGCGCCACGACCACAGTTTCAGGGTACCAAGACCTGATTTGTCAGCGAAATATGGAACTCCAAACGCTTGCAGCAACTGTCATAAAGACAAATCCGAAAAAGCCTTGGCCGATGCCGTAGTCAAATGGTACGGTCCCAAAAGGAAATACCATTTTGCCGAAGATCTTGTTCCCGGAAGTCGATTGGATGCCAATAGTGAAAACCATTTGAGGAATCTAATTGACAATAAATTTGTTCCCAAAATCATCAAGGCCACCGCCACTTTTTATTTGGGAAGTATTCCAACGCAAACGAGTTTGAACACCATTCTGGCCCGTCTTGCCAGCAAGGAGGCACAAATCAGGTATCGTGCCTTGAGGAGTTTGGCGTCCTTTCCAGTGGAAAGTTGGCGTGAAGCTGTCGGCCCTTTGCTTTCTGACAAGGTGAGGGCGGTTCGAATTGCGGCTGCCGATCTTTATATTACTGTTCCCGTGGAGCAAATTCCAAGTCAATACGCCAAGGCATTTTCATTGGCCAAAGTAGAATTGGAAAAATCACTTATTTACCAAACCGATTTCTCGACAGGAAACGTGATGCTAGCCGATTATTACTTGAAATTGCAGGATTATACCAATGCCGAAAAGTTTTATTTGCGCAGTTTGAAAAAAGACGCCAACATGAATTATGCCCTTCTTAACTTATCGGTTGTTTACAATATGCAGGGAAAAAACCAACAAGCGTTGCAGGCGTTGCAAAATGCCGTGAAAAATGATTCGAAAAACGAGCGTATTTATTACAATATGGCCTTGCTTTACAACGAGATGAATAATATTGGGGCAGCTGAAAATGCATTTGCAAAAGCAGTGGAATTAAAATCGGAGAATCCCAAAGTCTATTATAATTATGGCTTGCTGTTGAATCAAAACAAAAAATTCAAGGTAGCGGAATCGGTTTTGCTGAAAGGGATAGCGCTTAATCCTTCCAATCCTGAGTTGCATTATGCACTTACATTTGTTTACATTCAAACTAATAATAAGTCCAAAGCGATACAAGCAGCAATAAAATTAAAGCAATTAGATCCCAATAACCCAAATTACCAGCAAGTGTTTAGGAGTCTTGGTCTATGA
- a CDS encoding DUF4251 domain-containing protein: MKTKFNYGLIRFLMLVLITFSFSNASAQEKTKKQLKEEAKLEKQKKVALLVDSKEFVFSPRSVSPQGGRSITLTDVSYSMEFHPDLIKSYLPFFGRGYGGIGYGGDSGMDFEGKPTVYTIEKTKKSYLIKAEVKGERDSYSIMLSVYFEGNAYLSINSNNRSSISYDGDIKAIEKK, from the coding sequence ATGAAAACAAAATTTAATTACGGCTTGATTCGTTTTTTAATGTTGGTTTTAATCACTTTTTCTTTTTCAAATGCAAGTGCGCAGGAGAAAACAAAAAAACAATTGAAAGAAGAAGCGAAGTTGGAAAAACAAAAAAAAGTGGCACTTTTGGTAGATTCGAAGGAATTTGTTTTTTCTCCAAGAAGTGTTTCTCCGCAGGGAGGCAGAAGCATCACTTTGACCGATGTCAGTTATTCGATGGAATTTCATCCTGATTTGATCAAGAGCTACTTGCCGTTTTTTGGCAGGGGATATGGGGGCATCGGTTACGGTGGAGACAGCGGGATGGATTTTGAAGGCAAACCCACGGTTTACACCATCGAAAAAACAAAAAAAAGCTATCTCATAAAAGCGGAAGTCAAAGGAGAACGAGATTCGTATTCCATTATGCTGTCGGTATATTTTGAAGGAAATGCCTATCTTTCCATTAATAGCAATAATCGAAGTTCTATTTCTTATGATGGTGACATAAAAGCAATTGAGAAAAAATAG